In a single window of the Elaeis guineensis isolate ETL-2024a chromosome 4, EG11, whole genome shotgun sequence genome:
- the LOC105042823 gene encoding vacuolar-sorting protein BRO1 — MASPTVVNVMLAVHEKKTAAVDLYRPLRQYIATTFSEREAQANEDDLQAVRQMRSDLENPSSAAPSPELRRDLLQHYFRALALIEPRFPISPDRSHVHSLVFTWHDAFKSNKKVSLPSIHLEKAAVLFNLAAVYSQIALTSDRSSPAGLKQACNSFQAAAGTFAFLRDQAAAKAVAAGATLDLSPECTSMLERLMLAQAQECFFEKVIADGKPPGLCSKVARQVGLYYEEAYAPITAPPLNQHFDRTWVSHVQLKAAQFYAEACYRYSLELHEKEEIAEEIARLKIGLGALTDAKKSAKGVAQPLMDAVSRLESNMNRNLERATKENDRVYLMRVPAAGSLSALPGASLVKPTPMGEVLDGSKERLFSGLVPDSSTKALSKYTEMVDDIIRTQAEKLQQGSEIARVKLKEMDLPDSILALEGNFSLPMDLKEDIEAVQISGGPSGLEAELQQIRDLRRVNQELLVQTEELLQKEANEDTQFRTQFGTRWTRPQSSTLTKNLQERLNRFAANLKQASDSDTRIERAVKDNAALMAILDRKPIESALPSLARPIMSLDSNEDAIVGALKQSLRQLETLGAQRAGLEDMLKEMKRKDDILPKLMASTGSHEDLFKKEIAKYDQICEEIAQNIEAQEQLLLQIQAQNAEFASVFNLEDYKVAREKSYKQISAAIAKYREIKENINEGLKFYVTLQDAITNVKQQCSDFVMTRNIQCREMIEDVQRQIAGLNFTADGKTGYNYPMPGQSNSQRNAPQQPEAQSAPPPSHPQPPYHRPSGEQPRPAYSQPYPAYATPQPPPYYASGSHYQRPQQPPNHEYGQPAYPGWRGPYYNTHQQQPGSHPPPPYTVPAPYPPQQGSYYRPQ; from the exons ATGGCATCTCCGACGGTGGTCAACGTGATGCTGGCTGTGCACGAGAAGAAGACGGCGGCGGTGGACCTCTACCGCCCCCTGCGACAGTACATCGCCACCACCTTCTCCGAGCGAGAGGCCCAGGCCAacgaggacgacctccaggccgtccGCCAGATGCGCTCCGACCTCGAGAACCCCTCCTCCGCGGCCCCCTCGCCGGAGCTCCGCCGCGATCTCCTCCAGCACTACTTCCGCGCCCTCGCCCTTATCGAGCCCCGCTTCCCCATCTCCCCCGACCGCTCCCACGTCCACTCCCTCGTCTTCACCTGGCACGACGCCTTCAAGTCCAACAAGAAGGTCTCCCTTCCCTCCATCCACCTCGAGAAGGCCGCTGTCCTCTTCAACCTCGCCGCCGTCTACAGCCAGATCGCCCTCACCTCCGATCGTTCCTCCCCCGCCGGGCTCAAGCAGGCCTGCAATTCATTCCAGGCTGCTGCGGGAACCTTCGCCTTTCTCCGCGATCAGGCAGCCGCCAAGGCGGTCGCCGCCGGGGCGACGCTTGATTTGTCGCCCGAGTGCACCTCGATGCTTGAGCGTCTTATGCTCGCCCAGGCGCAGGAGTGCTTCTTTGAGAAGGTTATTGCTGATGGCAAGCCTCCGGGGCTCTGCTCCAAGGTCGCCCGGCAG GTTGGTCTCTACTATGAGGAAGCCTATGCACCGATCACTGCTCCTCCACTCAACCAACACTTTGACCGGACATGGGTCTCCCATGTGCAATTGAAGGCAGCCCAGTTCTATGCAGAAGCTTGCTATAGATATTCTTTAGAGCTTCATGAAAAGGAAGAGATCGCTGAGGAGATTGCTCGACTAAAGATTGGATTAGGTGCCCTCACGGATGCGAAGAAGTCTGCTAAGGGAGTTGCTCAACCTCTCATGGATGCTGTCTCCAGATTGGAGAGCAACATGAACCGCAACCTGGAGAGGGCCACCAAAGAGAATGATCGTGTGTATCTAATGCGGGTTCCAGCAGCCGGTTCCTTGTCGGCTCTACCAGGAGCCTCTCTTGTTAAGCCTACACCAATGGGTGAAGTTTTAGATGGTAGCAAGGAGAGGTTGTTCTCAGGTCTTGTCCCAGACAGCAGCACCAAGGCCCTTTCAAAGTACACAGAGATGGTTGATGATATTATCCGAACCCAGGCAGAAAAGCTGCAGCAAGGAAGTGAAATAGCAAGGGTTAAACTTAAGGAGATGGATCTGCCTGATTCTATTCTAGCTTTGGAAGGTAATTTCAGTTTGCCTATGGATCTTAAAGAGGATATTGAAGCTGTACAGATCAGTGGTGGCCCTTCTGGCCTGGAAGCGGAGTTACAGCAAATCAGGGATTTGAGAAGGGTCAATCAAGAGCTTTTGGTGCAGACTGAAGAGTTACTCCAAAAGGAAGCGAATGAGGATACTCAATTTAGGACTCAGTTTGGGACTCGGTGGACGAGACCTCAGTCCAGCACCCTGACAAAAAACCTGCAGGAAAGATTAAATAGGTTTGCTGCAAACCTTAAGCAAGCTTCTGACAGTGACACACGGATTGAGCGAGCTGTAAAAGACAATGCTGCACTTATGGCAATCCTCGATCGCAAGCCG ATAGAATCAGCCCTTCCAAGTCTTGCAAGGCCAATTATGTCTTTGGATAGCAATGAAGATGCAATAGTGGGAGCCCTTAAACAAAGCTTG AGGCAATTAGAGACTTTGGGTGCCCAGAGGGCAGGCCTTGAAGACATGTTAAAAGAGATGAAGAGAAAG GATGATATACTGCCAAAACTGATGGCAAGCACCGGGTCACATGAGGATCTTTTCAAGAAGGAGATAGCAAAGTATGACCAAATCTGTGAAGAAATTGCCCAAAATATCGAGGCACAGGAGCAATTATTGCTTCAAATTCAG GCACAAAATGCTGAATTTGCTTCTGTATTCAATCTAGAAGACTACAAAG TTGCTCGAGAGAAGAGTTACAAACAGATCTCTGCTGCCATAGCAAAATATCGAGAAATCAAAGAAAACATCAACGAGGGATTGAAGTTTTATGTTACTCTCCAG GATGCAATAACAAATGTAAAGCAGCAGTGCAGTGATTTCGTGATGACTAGAAATATCCAGTGCCGGGAAATGATTGAAGATGTGCAGAGGCAGATTGCTGGTCTCAACTTCACAGCTGATGGGAAAACAGGCTACAACTACCCTATGCCCGGGCAGTCGAACTCACAAAGAAATGCTCCTCAACAGCCAGAAGCGCAGAGTGCTCCACCTCCATCTCATCCTCAGCCACCATACCATCGCCCATCTGGGGAGCAGCCCAGGCCTGCATATTCTCAGCCATACCCTGCTTATGCTACTCCCCAGCCGCCACCATACTATGCCTCCGGTAGTCATTACCAGCGTCCTCAACAGCCGCCCAACCATGAGTATGGGCAGCCAGCATATCCCGGATGGCGTGGACCATACTACAACACACATCAACAGCAACCAGGTTCGCATCCTCCGCCACCATACACTGTGCCAGCTCCTTATCCCCCTCAACAAGGCAGTTACTACCGGCCTCAGTAA
- the LOC105042824 gene encoding ferredoxin-thioredoxin reductase, variable chain, which produces MPTAATVPTTALLWRHPAAATLPSPSPFAPAHPVIRASGQPAALFRRRISCQVAITTDASSSSSPSVEEEEAEALAKIGRRVRVKVPLKVYHVLKAPELDLNGMEGEIKQYVALWKGKRISANLPFKIEFHVAVEGQPKPVKFFAHLKEDEFEYLP; this is translated from the coding sequence ATGCCAACGGCGGCGACCGTCCCCACCACCGCCCTCCTCTGGCGTCACCCTGCCGCCGCCACACTCCCCTCGCCTTCCCCCTTTGCCCCCGCCCACCCCGTGATCCGTGCCTCCGGGCAACCGGCGGCGTTGTTCCGGAGAAGAATCTCTTGCCAGGTCGCCATCACTACCGACGCTTCTTCCTCCTCGTCGCCatcggtggaggaggaggaggcggaggcgTTGGCCAAGATCGGGCGGAGGGTCCGGGTGAAGGTGCCGCTGAAGGTCTACCATGTCCTCAAGGCCCCCGAGCTGGATTTGAACGGGATGGAGGGGGAGATCAAGCAGTACGTGGCGTTGTGGAAGGGGAAGCGGATCTCCGCCAATCTTCCCTTCAAGATCGAGTTCCACGTCGCCGTCGAGGGCCAGCCGAAGCCCGTCAAGTTCTTCGCCCACCTTAAGGAGGACGAGTTCGAGTACCTCCCGTAA